In the genome of Deinococcus sp. YIM 77859, one region contains:
- a CDS encoding MFS transporter, with amino-acid sequence MPDFQGGQRPLVWTLAVLSTVSYGALYYAQPLLAVAAEHQRGWTRTQTGIAFTLALLVTALVAPAVGRALDARGGRVLIGGGAVLGSLAFVLLALSSSYVPFVIGWLLAGVAMALTFYEAVFTVLGQVVSGKERTRATLTINSGRRAGEHDLRPAHHRPADGWAAWGAVRARGVAARGRPVELAGAAEGRQDDGGNRAAFLHPGPHLCPADPGLHPRPDRDRRSGVATRSTAAGRWVRSGAGSGADRPARTGGVRAPAGATGHPTADRDAVCSPDWNSGRCCCTSRQLFP; translated from the coding sequence ATGCCCGACTTCCAGGGAGGCCAGCGCCCGCTCGTGTGGACGCTGGCCGTCCTCTCCACCGTCAGCTACGGTGCCCTATACTACGCCCAACCGCTGCTCGCGGTGGCTGCTGAGCATCAGCGGGGCTGGACCCGCACTCAGACGGGCATCGCCTTCACCCTGGCCCTCCTGGTCACGGCCCTGGTTGCCCCGGCGGTGGGTCGTGCCCTCGATGCGCGCGGCGGCCGGGTCCTGATCGGCGGGGGTGCGGTGCTGGGCAGCCTGGCCTTCGTGCTCCTGGCCCTGTCGTCGAGCTACGTCCCCTTCGTGATCGGATGGCTGCTGGCCGGTGTGGCGATGGCCCTGACCTTCTACGAGGCCGTGTTCACCGTCCTGGGGCAGGTGGTGAGCGGCAAGGAGCGCACCCGGGCCACCCTGACGATCAACTCTGGTCGCCGGGCTGGCGAGCACGATCTTCGTCCCGCTCACCACCGCCCTGCTGACGGGTGGGCTGCGTGGGGCGCTGTTCGGGCTCGCGGCGTTGCTGCTCGCGGTCGGCCTGTTGAGCTGGCGGGCGCTGCCGAAGGACGGCAGGACGACGGTGGGAACCGTGCCGCTTTCCTTCACCCCGGACCGCACCTTTGTCCGGCTGACCCTGGCCTTCACCCTCGCCCGGATCGTGACCGTCGGAGTGGGGTTGCAACTCGCTCCACTGCTGCTGGCCGCTGGGTCCGCTCCGGTGCTGGCAGCGGGGCTGACCGCCCTGCCCGGACGGGTGGTGTTCGTGCCCCTGCTGGAGCGACTGGGCACCCTACCGCTGACCGTGATGCTGTCTGTTCGCCGGACTGGAACTCGGGGCGCTGCTGCTGCACTTCCCGGCAGCTCTTCCCCTGA
- the arsN2 gene encoding arsenic resistance N-acetyltransferase ArsN2, whose amino-acid sequence MLIRGAAPADLPAILALLSALDLPTADVEDHLGTFLLAEGDELLGLAGLEPHGSVGLLRSVAVTPSAQGQGIAAQLVGEVLHQARSQGLQEIYLLTTTAETYFPRLGFARISHSTAPTALLASREFQDACPQSATLMHLSLQENAMTQTIPGIHDQTSTLALLDALRVQPQLPLEFHLHGELLVGPGYHVTEVKAVTIESMDCGGRADAWRETVIQLKDGNAQEAQAGFMTTRKFLGIYDRVARSVPVRGEAEVRFEYGNSVTPAMQYHVTHVEPQAGRVIVHLRTPGVQCKAADSCGQPATNQAQNAGGCAPESGCCGPTSADLILLG is encoded by the coding sequence GTGTTGATTCGAGGTGCTGCCCCTGCCGATCTGCCCGCCATCCTCGCCCTGCTTTCGGCCCTCGATCTACCCACGGCGGACGTCGAGGACCACCTGGGCACCTTCCTCCTCGCTGAAGGCGACGAATTGCTCGGGCTCGCCGGACTGGAGCCCCACGGCAGCGTCGGCCTGCTGCGCTCGGTGGCGGTCACGCCCTCTGCTCAGGGACAGGGCATCGCGGCGCAACTCGTGGGCGAGGTCCTCCACCAGGCTCGCTCCCAGGGACTTCAGGAGATCTACCTGCTCACCACCACCGCCGAGACCTACTTCCCACGCCTCGGCTTCGCCCGGATCTCTCACTCGACCGCTCCTACTGCCCTGCTGGCGTCCCGCGAGTTTCAAGACGCCTGCCCTCAGTCCGCCACTCTGATGCACCTCTCGCTCCAGGAGAACGCCATGACCCAGACCATTCCCGGCATCCATGACCAGACCTCGACGCTTGCACTCCTCGACGCCCTCCGGGTCCAACCGCAACTTCCCCTGGAATTCCACCTGCACGGCGAGCTGCTGGTCGGTCCCGGCTACCACGTCACCGAGGTCAAGGCCGTGACCATCGAGTCGATGGACTGCGGCGGGCGCGCGGACGCCTGGCGCGAGACGGTCATCCAGCTCAAGGACGGCAATGCTCAGGAAGCGCAGGCGGGCTTCATGACCACCCGCAAGTTCCTGGGGATCTACGACCGGGTGGCCAGGAGCGTCCCCGTGCGTGGGGAGGCGGAGGTCCGCTTCGAGTACGGCAACAGCGTGACTCCGGCCATGCAGTACCACGTCACGCACGTCGAACCCCAGGCCGGGCGGGTCATCGTTCATTTGCGGACGCCGGGCGTGCAGTGCAAGGCGGCTGACTCTTGCGGTCAACCTGCGACGAATCAGGCGCAGAACGCTGGAGGCTGTGCGCCTGAGAGTGGCTGTTGTGGCCCGACGAGCGCCGACCTGATCCTGCTGGGCTGA
- a CDS encoding ABC-2 family transporter protein, whose amino-acid sequence MTDRGVYWGFARLRFADLIATRTRFFIGIGSYFIYVSVYAARARAIYQGKDQVGGLTPLEGLTYVAVAWVLRSLYTNPLDREVTEEVRRGDIALSLLRPVDYPWSRLASAAGEALVRAVIFTLPAAVLIALVYPLRPPAGPLAAAGFLAGTVLAFVVYSQLNLLVGLCAVFTEHTVGLQRAKNAMVDLLGGVLIPLTFFPEWAQAVLAWLPFQAVTYTPVAMYLGEMNVTRGLLVQTVWAALLFVLVRVLWRRALGQLTVQGG is encoded by the coding sequence ATGACGGATAGAGGGGTGTACTGGGGCTTCGCCCGCCTGCGCTTCGCGGACCTGATCGCCACCCGCACGCGCTTTTTCATCGGCATCGGTTCGTACTTCATCTACGTCAGCGTGTACGCCGCCCGCGCCCGCGCCATCTACCAGGGGAAGGATCAGGTGGGGGGCCTGACTCCCCTGGAAGGCCTGACCTATGTCGCGGTCGCCTGGGTGCTGCGCTCACTGTACACCAACCCCCTCGACCGCGAGGTGACTGAGGAGGTGCGGCGCGGCGACATCGCGCTGTCCCTGCTGCGCCCGGTGGACTACCCCTGGTCCCGGCTCGCCAGCGCAGCGGGGGAGGCGCTGGTTCGGGCCGTGATCTTTACCCTGCCCGCCGCCGTGCTGATCGCCCTGGTCTACCCATTGCGGCCACCGGCCGGTCCGCTCGCCGCTGCCGGGTTCCTGGCCGGGACGGTGTTGGCCTTCGTGGTGTACTCGCAACTGAACCTGCTCGTCGGCCTCTGTGCCGTCTTCACCGAGCACACGGTTGGCCTCCAGCGGGCGAAGAACGCGATGGTGGACCTGCTGGGCGGGGTCCTGATCCCCCTGACGTTCTTCCCGGAGTGGGCGCAGGCGGTCCTGGCCTGGCTGCCGTTCCAGGCGGTCACGTATACCCCGGTGGCGATGTATCTGGGGGAAATGAACGTCACGCGGGGGCTGCTGGTGCAAACGGTCTGGGCAGCCCTGCTCTTCGTCCTGGTCCGGGTGCTGTGGCGCCGCGCGCTGGGGCAGCTCACCGTGCAGGGGGGCTGA
- a CDS encoding metalloregulator ArsR/SmtB family transcription factor, with protein sequence MAVPGVLDQLKALSHEIRYDLIRHLAGGERCVCDLEALLDLPQSKVSYHLGILQEAELVTSEQRGKNTYYHLRQDQLFRLGGALLTEIFADLSGLTHQAKFIC encoded by the coding sequence CTGGCTGTTCCCGGCGTGCTTGACCAGCTCAAGGCGCTCTCCCACGAGATCCGCTATGACCTGATCCGGCACCTCGCCGGGGGCGAGCGCTGCGTCTGCGACCTGGAAGCCCTGCTGGACCTACCTCAATCGAAGGTCTCCTATCACCTGGGCATCCTGCAGGAGGCCGAGTTGGTGACTTCTGAGCAGCGCGGCAAGAACACCTACTACCACCTGCGGCAGGATCAACTGTTCCGGTTGGGTGGCGCCCTCCTCACCGAGATTTTTGCGGACCTCTCCGGTTTGACGCATCAAGCGAAATTCATATGCTGA
- a CDS encoding ATP-binding cassette domain-containing protein — protein MSDPIIHAHHLQRRYRVPIRRPGLRGAFQDLLHPEYRAVQAVQDVSFALQPGESVAYLGPNGAGKSTTVKMLAGILKPSGGELCVLGYHPHRDRQQYVRHIGVVFGQRTTLWFDLAVIESLRLLQRVYAIPEPVFQERLALFDQVLDLGRLLATPARKLSLGQRVRADLAAALLHDPRVVFLDEPTIGLDVSVKARIREFLRRINREFGTTLLLTTHDLGDVEAISDRVLVIDAGQLIFDGTTRALREDLGRGDRITVVSSGGNLRALNAATQPFHLSWTDEGQGRYSTVYDGRRVRTPDLVSRALSAVPVDDLQLREASIEDVVRELYERGRHDG, from the coding sequence ATGAGCGACCCCATCATCCACGCCCACCACCTCCAACGCCGCTACCGGGTACCCATCCGGCGACCGGGCCTGCGCGGGGCCTTCCAGGACCTGCTGCACCCCGAGTACCGGGCGGTGCAGGCGGTGCAGGATGTGAGCTTCGCCCTCCAGCCGGGGGAGAGCGTCGCGTACCTCGGCCCGAACGGCGCGGGGAAGTCCACCACCGTGAAGATGCTGGCGGGCATCCTCAAGCCCAGCGGCGGGGAGTTGTGCGTTCTGGGCTATCACCCGCACCGGGACCGGCAGCAGTACGTCCGGCACATCGGCGTGGTCTTCGGGCAGCGCACGACGCTCTGGTTCGACCTGGCGGTGATCGAATCCCTCCGCCTGCTGCAACGGGTCTACGCCATCCCCGAGCCCGTCTTTCAGGAGCGGCTGGCGCTGTTCGACCAGGTACTCGACCTCGGCCGGCTGCTCGCCACCCCCGCCCGCAAGCTCTCCCTGGGGCAGCGGGTCCGCGCCGACCTCGCTGCCGCCCTGCTGCACGACCCCCGGGTGGTGTTCCTCGACGAGCCCACCATCGGGCTGGACGTGAGCGTCAAGGCCCGTATCCGCGAGTTCCTGCGCCGGATCAACCGCGAGTTCGGCACCACGCTGCTGCTGACCACCCACGACCTCGGAGACGTGGAGGCCATCAGCGACCGGGTGCTGGTCATCGACGCCGGGCAACTGATCTTCGACGGCACGACCCGGGCCCTGAGGGAGGACCTGGGGCGGGGAGACCGGATCACCGTCGTCTCCTCTGGGGGTAACCTACGCGCCCTGAATGCCGCGACCCAACCCTTCCACCTGAGCTGGACGGACGAGGGGCAGGGCCGCTACAGCACGGTGTACGACGGGCGCCGGGTGCGGACCCCGGACCTGGTGTCCCGGGCGCTCTCCGCCGTCCCGGTGGACGACCTGCAACTGCGGGAGGCAAGCATCGAGGACGTGGTGCGGGAGCTGTACGAGCGGGGGCGGCATGACGGATAG
- a CDS encoding MarR family winged helix-turn-helix transcriptional regulator — translation MTVAKDNKVEEVSQTGALLRTVTRLFTELQQRNFACCDVQSATQCVILTTLEREGDQTLTALTRSLNLDKAWLSRSTDDLVEQGLLAKTPHPGDRRALLLRLTDTGHTAAQDLNAQLNAQSAQVLARLPEQDRTAALRLLTGLAGALQAELDGEGGCAC, via the coding sequence ATGACCGTTGCTAAAGACAACAAAGTGGAGGAGGTGAGTCAGACAGGGGCGCTACTCCGCACGGTAACGCGGCTGTTCACCGAGTTGCAGCAGCGCAACTTCGCCTGCTGCGACGTGCAGTCCGCCACCCAATGCGTGATCCTCACCACCCTGGAGCGCGAGGGCGACCAGACCCTCACGGCCCTGACGCGCAGCCTCAACCTGGACAAGGCGTGGCTCAGCCGCAGCACCGACGACCTGGTGGAACAGGGCCTGCTCGCCAAGACGCCACACCCCGGGGACCGCCGCGCCCTGCTGCTGCGCCTGACCGACACCGGGCATACGGCCGCCCAGGACCTCAACGCCCAGCTCAACGCCCAGTCCGCCCAGGTGCTGGCCCGCCTCCCAGAGCAGGACCGGACCGCGGCCCTCCGTCTGCTGACCGGCCTGGCCGGGGCACTTCAGGCCGAACTCGACGGGGAAGGGGGCTGCGCGTGTTGA
- a CDS encoding MIP/aquaporin family protein has protein sequence MTVPLSRALVAEALGTFALVFFGPGAAVVQAQTGALGHLGVAAVFGLTVTAVIATFAPISGAHINPAATFALWLSGRFPPGRVLPYVAAQLLGSGVAAFVLLALFGLRGHLGATVPAGSVAQAFVLETVLTFFLLLVALRSGLPWVVGGVVALEATMGGPITGASMNPARSFGPALASGIWTAHWLYWAAPLRGAALAATASHLLSPAEPIETQPQHAQEFAPKREVN, from the coding sequence GTGACCGTTCCCCTGTCGCGTGCCTTGGTCGCCGAAGCGCTGGGCACCTTCGCCCTGGTGTTCTTCGGCCCCGGCGCGGCGGTCGTGCAGGCACAAACGGGGGCGCTTGGGCACCTTGGCGTGGCCGCCGTGTTCGGGCTGACTGTGACGGCCGTGATCGCCACCTTCGCACCCATCAGCGGGGCGCACATCAACCCGGCGGCCACCTTCGCGCTGTGGCTGTCGGGCCGCTTCCCACCCGGGAGGGTCCTGCCCTACGTCGCCGCTCAACTGCTCGGCTCAGGCGTGGCGGCCTTCGTGCTGCTGGCGCTCTTCGGACTCCGGGGCCACCTCGGTGCCACGGTTCCCGCCGGGAGTGTGGCTCAGGCGTTCGTCCTCGAAACGGTGCTGACCTTCTTCCTGCTGCTCGTCGCCCTGCGCTCGGGGCTGCCCTGGGTGGTGGGCGGCGTCGTGGCGCTGGAGGCCACGATGGGTGGCCCGATCACCGGGGCGAGCATGAATCCGGCGCGCTCCTTTGGTCCCGCCCTGGCAAGCGGCATCTGGACCGCCCACTGGCTGTACTGGGCCGCCCCCCTGCGCGGCGCCGCGCTGGCAGCCACCGCCAGCCACTTGCTGAGCCCCGCCGAGCCTATCGAAACCCAGCCGCAACATGCTCAGGAGTTCGCGCCTAAGCGGGAAGTGAACTGA
- a CDS encoding heavy metal-responsive transcriptional regulator produces the protein MSTSPVRIGELAAEFHLNPKTLRYYESIGLLPAPGRSTSGYRQYGAADRARLHFIVQAKAVGLRLEDIAEVLQVRERGEPPCAHVRSLLDARLAEVDRHLQALTRFRAELLALRVEADVEGCGGSVCGIIERSALGRA, from the coding sequence ATGTCCACCTCCCCCGTCCGCATCGGTGAACTCGCCGCCGAGTTCCACCTCAACCCCAAAACCCTGCGCTACTACGAGAGCATCGGCCTGCTCCCCGCCCCCGGCCGGTCCACCAGCGGCTACCGGCAATACGGGGCAGCCGACCGCGCCCGACTGCACTTCATCGTCCAGGCCAAGGCCGTCGGCCTCCGCCTGGAAGACATCGCCGAAGTCCTCCAGGTCCGCGAGCGGGGAGAACCCCCCTGCGCGCATGTCCGCTCCCTGCTCGACGCCAGGCTCGCGGAGGTGGACCGGCACCTCCAGGCCCTCACCCGGTTCCGCGCCGAACTGCTGGCCCTGCGGGTGGAAGCCGACGTGGAGGGGTGCGGCGGCAGCGTGTGCGGCATCATCGAACGCTCGGCCCTCGGCCGGGCTTGA
- a CDS encoding arsenate reductase ArsC, which produces MKRVLILCTHNSARSQMAEALTRAAAQRAGLDLDVHSAGTEATRVKDEAKTMMAEVGLNLDGHTSKTLWDVPDPQNFDYVITVCDSAAEACPAYPGRTHRLHYPFVDPSGGSLDRWRTVRDQLQGQFEAFVQALKDGKPVPESYGDSPAVSVA; this is translated from the coding sequence GTGAAGCGCGTCCTGATCCTCTGCACCCACAACTCCGCCCGCTCCCAGATGGCTGAGGCCCTGACCCGTGCCGCCGCGCAACGCGCCGGTCTCGACCTCGACGTGCATTCGGCTGGGACAGAAGCTACGCGGGTGAAGGACGAGGCGAAGACCATGATGGCGGAGGTCGGGCTGAACCTCGACGGGCACACCAGCAAGACCTTGTGGGATGTGCCGGACCCCCAGAACTTCGACTACGTGATCACCGTCTGCGACTCGGCGGCAGAAGCCTGCCCCGCCTACCCGGGCCGGACGCACCGGCTGCACTATCCCTTCGTCGATCCCAGCGGCGGGAGTCTCGACCGCTGGCGCACGGTGCGTGACCAGCTCCAGGGGCAGTTCGAGGCCTTCGTGCAGGCACTGAAAGACGGGAAGCCGGTGCCCGAGTCCTACGGGGACAGCCCCGCCGTCTCCGTCGCCTGA
- a CDS encoding ABC transporter permease yields MRRHLRLVGAYVALLAQARLSYRADFFVQVGSDLLLQAVDLAFLAVVFSRVQALGGWSFEEALFIYGFFLIPFALFNASFAALSDVGGRYVVGGELDRILTRPLNSLLQVQLELLRPQALNGVLLGVVVLAIASARLGFTWTGLDVLVALAGILGAWLVYGGLWVAAASTSFWTQERGIGFFPLAYNTINFSRYPLTLYPAAVRFVLTFVLPYAFLAFYPAAGLLRGEYALLGWLTLPVGVGVFALGLLVWHRGLARYEGAGS; encoded by the coding sequence GTGCGGCGGCACTTGAGGTTGGTGGGGGCCTACGTCGCCTTGCTCGCTCAGGCCCGGCTGTCGTACCGGGCCGACTTCTTCGTGCAGGTGGGCTCCGACCTGCTGTTGCAGGCGGTGGACCTGGCCTTCCTGGCGGTGGTGTTCAGCCGGGTGCAGGCCCTGGGGGGCTGGTCGTTCGAGGAGGCGCTGTTCATCTACGGCTTCTTCCTGATCCCCTTCGCGCTGTTCAACGCGTCCTTCGCCGCACTGTCGGACGTGGGGGGCCGCTACGTCGTGGGGGGTGAACTCGACCGCATCCTGACCCGGCCCCTGAACAGCCTGCTCCAGGTGCAGTTGGAGTTGCTGCGCCCGCAGGCCCTGAATGGAGTGCTCTTGGGCGTGGTAGTGCTTGCCATTGCGTCAGCGCGGTTGGGCTTCACCTGGACGGGGCTCGACGTGCTGGTGGCCCTGGCAGGCATCCTCGGCGCTTGGCTGGTGTACGGCGGCTTGTGGGTGGCCGCGGCGAGCACCAGCTTCTGGACGCAGGAGCGGGGCATCGGGTTCTTCCCCCTCGCCTACAACACCATCAACTTCTCCCGCTACCCGTTGACCCTCTACCCGGCGGCCGTGCGCTTCGTGCTGACCTTCGTGCTGCCCTACGCCTTCCTGGCCTTCTACCCGGCGGCAGGACTGCTGCGCGGGGAGTACGCCCTGCTCGGGTGGCTCACCCTACCGGTGGGCGTGGGGGTGTTCGCCCTGGGGCTGCTGGTCTGGCACCGGGGCCTGGCCCGTTATGAAGGGGCCGGGTCCTAA